The following are from one region of the Natronosporangium hydrolyticum genome:
- a CDS encoding lysophospholipid acyltransferase family protein, whose protein sequence is MPAGSGSPPGWQPPFCWRAAQFGARAVVATLARLRVSGDVPVQLAAGPLILAANHISPFDPVALAAACHTRRLAPRFLAAGGLFEAPVVGPVMRRWGHIPVYRGRPTVTHAYAAAAAALAEGAVLVVYPEGGIGLAPDMWPVAGRTGAARLALATGAPVVPVALWGAHEVVPYSAPRGLLRALPGTIRRRPVVRVHFGTPVELTGVRPGTPGAARRVTDRILAAITAELAPLRADEPTRPRHHDPSRPVRPVRSRRDPSPPEVRP, encoded by the coding sequence ATGCCGGCCGGCTCGGGGTCGCCGCCGGGCTGGCAGCCTCCGTTCTGCTGGCGCGCTGCCCAGTTCGGGGCCCGGGCGGTGGTGGCGACCCTGGCGCGGCTGCGGGTCAGTGGGGACGTCCCGGTGCAGTTGGCGGCCGGGCCGTTGATCCTGGCGGCGAACCACATCAGTCCGTTCGATCCGGTGGCGTTGGCCGCGGCCTGTCACACTCGCCGGTTGGCGCCGCGGTTTCTGGCCGCCGGTGGGCTGTTCGAGGCGCCGGTGGTGGGGCCGGTGATGCGCCGTTGGGGGCACATCCCGGTCTATCGGGGGCGGCCGACGGTGACCCACGCGTACGCTGCGGCGGCCGCGGCGTTGGCCGAAGGGGCGGTGTTGGTGGTGTATCCGGAGGGCGGCATCGGGCTGGCGCCGGACATGTGGCCGGTGGCCGGGCGCACCGGCGCTGCCCGGCTGGCCCTGGCCACCGGCGCACCGGTGGTGCCGGTGGCGCTGTGGGGTGCGCACGAGGTGGTGCCCTATTCGGCGCCGCGCGGCTTGCTGCGGGCGTTGCCGGGCACCATCCGACGCCGGCCGGTGGTGCGGGTCCACTTCGGGACCCCGGTGGAGCTCACCGGGGTGCGCCCGGGCACGCCGGGGGCCGCCCGCCGTGTCACCGACCGCATCCTCGCCGCCATCACCGCCGAGTTGGCGCCGCTGCGGGCCGACGAACCGACCCGGCCTCGACACCATGACCCTAGCCGCCCGGTGCGGCCGGTACGGTCGAGACGCGACCCGTCCCCGCCGGAGGTGCGACCATGA
- a CDS encoding acyl-CoA dehydrogenase family protein: protein MSRFIQTGPDLPDPYRHDPLLDSWLRRWLGGADPAAAQRLAVLAGEVVGPLRAAHRQAEANPPQLLRYGPWGARVDQVVTDPGWQFQRDAAVRHELVALPYQAASRDRWGAAARVVQHALLHLYGPESATFSCPVAMSDGAAALLRHPEVAPAVRDAWLPRLLATDPAEAIFSGQWMTESSGGSDLARSATVATPADSGSWRLTGDKWFCSAVDAPVAVALARPAGASAGSRTLAPFLVPRWGDDGSPATGVRIERLKEKLGTRALPTGEVELTDAYADPLGDPQQSGLVRMMTLVQVARLHNAAAAAAGMRRGLAYARAYADVRQVAGGRLASSPLHRATLGTLGVAAAAAFVLAGHAFSLLGRVEVDGDPAAAAELRVVAPLAKLATGRLAVESASEYLECFGGAGYVEDTGIPRLLRDAQVLPIWEGTTNVLALDVQRAVVRQEAAKPLLARLELAMAAAPELADPLRPVVAELREALAGVVDDPYAPAVVAGARGLALKMAHALAAALLLEQAATGDEVARIAARLWCARWLHGEEIAVAAHAHADALGG, encoded by the coding sequence ATGAGCAGGTTCATTCAGACCGGCCCGGACCTGCCCGACCCGTACCGTCACGATCCGCTACTCGACTCGTGGCTACGGCGGTGGCTCGGCGGTGCCGACCCGGCCGCAGCGCAGCGGCTGGCGGTGCTGGCGGGTGAGGTGGTGGGGCCGCTGCGGGCGGCGCACCGGCAGGCCGAGGCGAACCCGCCGCAGCTGCTCCGGTATGGCCCGTGGGGTGCCCGGGTCGACCAGGTCGTCACCGACCCGGGGTGGCAGTTCCAGCGCGACGCCGCCGTCCGGCATGAGTTGGTGGCGTTGCCGTACCAGGCCGCCAGCCGGGACCGGTGGGGCGCCGCGGCCCGGGTGGTGCAGCACGCGCTGCTGCACCTGTACGGCCCGGAGTCGGCGACCTTCTCCTGCCCGGTGGCGATGTCCGACGGCGCCGCCGCGCTGCTGCGCCACCCGGAGGTGGCGCCAGCCGTCCGCGATGCGTGGCTGCCGCGGCTGCTCGCCACCGACCCGGCCGAGGCGATCTTCAGTGGCCAGTGGATGACCGAGTCCAGCGGCGGCTCCGATCTGGCCCGGTCGGCGACGGTGGCGACGCCGGCCGACTCGGGCAGTTGGCGGCTGACCGGCGACAAATGGTTCTGTTCGGCGGTGGACGCACCGGTCGCGGTGGCGCTGGCCCGGCCGGCCGGGGCCAGCGCGGGCAGCCGGACGCTGGCGCCGTTCCTGGTGCCGCGGTGGGGCGACGACGGCTCCCCCGCCACCGGGGTCCGGATCGAACGGCTGAAAGAGAAGTTGGGCACCCGGGCGCTGCCGACCGGTGAGGTCGAGCTGACCGACGCGTACGCGGACCCGTTGGGCGACCCGCAGCAGTCGGGGTTGGTCCGGATGATGACCCTGGTGCAGGTGGCGCGGCTGCACAATGCGGCCGCCGCCGCGGCCGGCATGCGCCGAGGGTTGGCGTACGCGCGGGCCTACGCCGACGTACGGCAGGTGGCGGGAGGCCGGCTGGCCTCCTCGCCGCTGCATCGGGCGACGCTGGGCACGTTGGGGGTGGCCGCGGCGGCCGCGTTTGTGCTCGCCGGGCACGCCTTCTCGCTGCTCGGGCGGGTGGAGGTCGATGGCGACCCGGCGGCCGCGGCGGAGCTGCGGGTGGTGGCACCGCTGGCGAAGCTCGCCACCGGCAGGTTGGCGGTCGAGTCCGCCAGCGAATACCTGGAGTGTTTCGGCGGCGCCGGCTATGTGGAAGACACCGGCATCCCGCGACTGCTGCGCGACGCCCAGGTGCTCCCGATCTGGGAGGGCACCACGAACGTGCTCGCGTTGGATGTGCAGCGGGCGGTGGTGCGGCAGGAGGCCGCGAAGCCGCTGTTGGCACGGCTGGAGCTGGCGATGGCGGCGGCGCCGGAGCTGGCCGATCCGCTGCGGCCGGTCGTGGCCGAGCTGCGGGAGGCGCTGGCGGGCGTCGTCGACGATCCGTACGCGCCCGCGGTGGTCGCCGGCGCCCGCGGGTTGGCGCTGAAGATGGCCCACGCGTTGGCGGCGGCGCTACTGCTGGAGCAGGCCGCAACCGGCGACGAGGTGGCCCGGATCGCCGCCCGGCTGTGGTGCGCCCGGTGGCTGCACGGCGAAGAGATCGCGGTGGCCGCCCATGCCCACGCCGATGCGCTCGGTGGCTGA